CAGCCTCAGTCTTTCCGTGACCTTGGGTGGACGaattgacctctctgtgcctcagtttcctcatctgtaaaataaagctaATAAGAGCATCTACTTCATAGTGTTGCTGTGatgaaaaaatgagttaaaacCTACCAAGCACTTAAAATAGGGCCACAGTAAGCTCTCGACACAAGTATCATtaattcaacatcattaattaattaaccaCGTTAATAAGTTCCTTGCTCCTGTCGCAGTGGAGAGAGAGCTATTATTAAGCGTAAGCTATTATTGTTGTTTGTTATGATTCTTCTCTCTCCATGTCTTcgtctcctgctctctctctgtctgtccgtctgtctctgtgtccccgtgtctgtctttctctctctatccatccGTTCAGCGCATACGTACTGGATGCCTTCCCCACGAGAGGCAGCGAGTTCTCAGCGGTGACCAGGACAGACAGGGGCCTGTCCCCGAGGAGCTCCCAGGCTCGTGAGAGAGGCAgatgttagaaaaataaacacccAAACAATAACGTGGGTTCCAGTTGTACCAAGGTGAAGAAACGTGAAGGATGCTgtgagaggaaaacaaacacaccCAACACCCCCAGGAGAGGGGCAGCCCTGAATGTCACTGAGGCCatggcatttgagctgagctAAAAGGGGGGGTGGGCGTCGTcgagggagagagtgaggggaaGAGTGTTGGAGGCGCATGGAACAGACCACGGGGCGGCCTAGAGGAGGAGGGAGGCGAGGAGGGGGCTTGGAGCCATTCACAGAAGCCACATCCCTCTGGGAAACAGACTGAGGGGGAcgaagtggaggagggagaggctggaccgggggggcggggtggaggggAGACCCAGCTAGGTGTGAATTCTGTTGGGGAGGCGCCACCCAAAGGACCTGCAGATGGGCTGGCGTGGCTGAGAGAAGACTCAAAGGGGAGCCGTGAGTGGGGTGCCACTTATCAAGAggggggcctgggggctgggttTGGGTCAAGTTGCGGGAAATTAAAACTATGTTTTGTCACCATTTTTAAAGTGACTTCCAGAATGCTTAATAATCTTTCTTTGTCCTTGTCTCTCCGTCTCTGCCCCTGTCTGTGCccatctctctgtccttctctattctgtgtctatctctgtctccctctgtgtcttgatctctctctgtctcattctgCGTCTctatctctgtttttctctgtctttatctcttcttcctgtCAGTCTCTGtgcctctccatctccatctctgtgtctctttgtctctcagtCTCATGTCTCTGCCtcttgtctctgtgtctctgtttctctttgtcccttgtctctctgtatctctgtctcttgtctctctgcgtctgtctttctttgtcttgtctctatatctctctgtgtctctcatctctctgtctcttgtctctctctgtccttgtctcttctccctgttttctcccctgtgtctctgttcctctctgtccccctgtctctgcctccatctctctctgtctctatctacATCCTTCTGtgactttatttctctgtctctggcCCCAGCCTCCTCGTTCacgtctgtctctctccatctctgcctccctccacccccaaccccagcctggGTTCTGACGCTGGAGTCCCATTCCAGGAGCCATACCCAAACCATTCCCACCGGCCAGGCTGGAAGCATCTCCACGGTGTGACTCCCCCACAGATCTGTCCTGGACCCATCCCCAGATAACTGAGTCCCGTCTGCCTGGCCTCAGGCAGGACAGGACACAGGAGAGGCCACAGAACAGGGTCAGAGGGACGCCACGccactcccttctccctccttccggCTGCCCAGCCCTGTCCCCCAACACCGGCCCCAACCAGCCTCCTCCCACCGTCCAGACCTTAGTCACGTCTGGGCGGCTGTGAGACCTGAGCCCATCCCGCAGCCCCCACGCCCCTGGCCTCCTCCGTCCTTGTGGTCAGAGCAGCTGGTCCCGGGAACagggcaggggtgtgtgtgtgggggtggaggggtggtcTGTGCCACCAGGAGACTGAACACAGGCAGGCAGATGGACTCAGAGCCAGAGAACAGACAGACACCAAGAAAGAGCTGGAGACAGAGAAAtcagagagagcgagagagacagGAACACGCCAGAGAGACAGGGATGAGGCccgagagagacagagagaggcgcAGACACTCATGCTTCATCATCACGTCACCTGTCCCCACAGCCCCTCATCTCATCTTCTGTCCACACAACCCCTCATCAGCGCCATCCACACCTGCTCCTCCGATGATCTCACCTGCCCCATGGCCTTAAACACCGCCTCCCCCCGGTGACTGGCTGAGGTTTCTCACCTGCGCTGACCTCTCCCTGGCCCTCCGCATCCTGCATCTGACCGCCTGGCTTCTCACAGGTGTCTCCATGCTGCCTTGCTCTGTCTCCACAAACGGGGCCCCAAAGGGGCCATCAACAGACCAAGCCTCCCGCCccccttgcctccctcccccctccctcccctgatTTCCACCCATCAAGCAGTCTGGACCTCGACTCCACCCCCAAAACGAGCCCTGTGCCCATTCATTTCCCTCCTCCCTGGACCACAGCCTCTCCCACTGGGCTGTGGCCACCTCCCACCTCCGcgctggtctccctgcctccatctcGCCCCCTACAATCATTCTCCACTAGGggatgtttttaaaagtcaataagATCCTGTCCCCCTCCCTACCCTGTGCTTAAAAGCCATTGCACTTAAAGTAAACGCAAACTCCTCTTCCTGGTGTGTGAATCCTGCAGGATCTTCCCTGGCCCCCCAACTCGCTCTGCCTCATGCACACCgagttctctctttttcctgcaAGGCTCGCGGGCATGATGGCTCTCAGCCCAAATGTCCCCTCCTCTGAGACTCCCAGACCCCCACCTTATCTATGgtcaccccacccccagtcccgGTCACTCTCTACATCACCCGTGTCCTCTGCACATGCATGACTACCAGATATTTGCTTGTTCCGTAGTTTTTCTGTTTGTCTGCCTCCCCGACTAGGACGGGAGCCCCAGGAGCGCCAGAATTTGCTTGTTCCTTCCTGTGTGTCGAGGGTGGACAGGAGAGCTCGGGGCACGGCCAGTATACGACTGCTTTTTGCTAGTGAAGACTTGGTCATGCTCCCAAGGACCGGGCGCCCCCCACACGCCTGACATTGCATCAAGGTGCCTCCCCGTGTTATCTCTTCGCATGTATTTTGGGAGAGAGGAACGAAGGCTATCCAGATTTTATGGAGGGGGAAGTGGAGGCCCACAGGGGTGCAGCCACCTACTCGAGGGTCCAAGGCTGAAGGCGAtgcaggatttgaagccaggaaAGTTTGGTGGGGaagcacagtgtgtgtgtgtggggggggcggGTAGCGAGAATGAGAGattgaatgagagagagaaaaatgagacgaagagagagggagaacaaTGGAGAGAGAGGataaagatggagggagagagagaggataaagatggagggagagagaggggagaaagatggagagagagagagacagggagaaagagagaggagaaagatggagggagagagagagagaacgatggagagagagagagaaagatggaggggcagagagagagcagaaagataaagggagagagagaaagatggagagaggaaaaagatggaaagagaggagaaagatggagagagagagaggagaaagatggagggagagagagagaaagctggagagaaaaagagagaggagaaatatagagggagagagagaagaaagatagagggagggagggggaggagggggcggagagagagagggagagagaggggaagctgAGAGAGAACCAAGAACCAAGACAGAAGGGGAGTGAGCCCAGGGTCTCCTCGCTGggtccctgctcccagcccctctggcccCCTGGCCCCGAGGCAGCCTGAGCGCTGAGCTGGAAGCTCCCAGCACCTGACCCCAGGAATGTGTCCCTGGGGGCAGGCCTGCCCAGCTGGGGATGCTTATAAACCCCACGGGGACCCGGTAGGAGGCAGCAGGCGGGAGCTCAGCCGGGCGCAGCATCCAGGAGCCCCGAGGCAGCCAGGTGAGCATCCCCGTGGTCCTCACCCACTGCCCCCAGAGCGACTCTCCCTCCAGCTCCACGTCACTATGCTTCTCAGCCTCTGGACCTTGTATCTCCTCTCCAGGagcctctcactctctctctagTTAGGAGCATCTCTccaattctctctctgtctcctccagtctctctttctctgaatctCTCTCTCCACGACTCCGActctctgtttgtctctctcagcTGCCCTGTCTCCATCTTCCCTCCATCCCCGAGGGGCCATGTCTCcatcctcccacctctccccatttacagatggagagacaCTTTCCCTGTCGCTTCCTCCCcaccttgttctctctctttctacttctctctcccctcttttttcctctcttggccTCTGCATCTCTGTGAGTTCTGGATCTCTGGGCTAGGACCCTAGCCCCTAtaatgtgtgtgttggggtgggggtgggggttggtaTAGGTCCTTGTCTGCCCCATAATATCccagggggacagggagggagggagaaagagacagatggAGAGACATGGGCTGTAGGCCCCCCAGACTCACCTGAGATGACCCTCATGCCCAGGTGCCGACAGGATGACCACAGCAGGAACCCCCTGGGGCTGGTTCCTGGGGTGCCTCCTCCTCAGTGTCACAGgtatctgagtgtgtgtgtgtgtgtgactgtctGTGCCTGAGGGCACAGTGTTTGTTACCGTGCAGGCGTGACTCAGTGTCCTCCCGGCTGTGACTAAAGCTGCGTGTGTGACAGCACTGTGTGGCCGTTGCTCTCCAGTCGCACATGTGTGATTCCTTGTATCACAGGGAGCTTGCGTGTGTGCCACCTGtgtcctgtgtgtatgtgtggctTTGTACGCCTCTCTGTGTGACACAGTGTGACGGGGCATGTGGTCGTACCTGTGCATGATCACCGACTGTGAGAGTCGGTGCATTACTAGGTGAACGACGCTGACAGTCTGTGCCTCTGAGCATCTGGCGGAGTGACAACTGGTGTGAGGACGCTGTGAGGACGTGGGAACCCCAGGGTGCCGCTCAAAGGGAGACGGTGCTTCTAGGAGAGTCACCCATTGCTGGGAATCTGTGCCTGCTTCCAGGGCCCCTCGGGGACTCACGTCCTGGGACGATGTCTGGGGTCTCTGTGTGAGCCCGCTTGTAGCAGGTGCGACTGTGGAGGAGGTGAGCCGGGGAAGACGCGACTCTGAGGGCCACAGGGAGCGACACTGCCCCCTTGAGCAGCCGGCTGTGTCACCCTTGCCTCTGCCACCCTGTGTGAAGGGGTCTGCTTGTGCTGGGGGACTGTGGCCCCAGACGATCATGAGCCTGGCAtgctgcttgtgtgtgtgtgtgagagagagagagagagagagagacatggcaTGTGGGTCCCGGAGGTGGGTGTGACAGACCCAAAGCTCACGCTCCCCCTGACAAGTGACCCTATCTCCTGTACCCTGATCTCCGCCTCCTGTGTCCCAACCCACCCCAAGGAACCTGACCCGCCCCCAGGAGATCTAGCCTCATCCCCTGAGCCCACCTCCCCATTCCGGATACCACCACTAAACACCCGGTCTCTGCCGTCAGGATCCCAGACTCCACCCCTAGGGCCCTGGCCACGCCCCCGCACCATGCCCTGGTCCGGCCCCCAGTGCTGTGATGCCCCCCCCAGGAGCCTTAGTCCCGCCTCCTGAGCCTTCCCCGCTAGCCATGACCACGCCCCCCTGAACCGAGACTCCACCCCCAGAAGGTTTGGTTCCACCCTGAGCCCACCTCCCAGTCCTGACTCTGTCCACGAAGCCCTGCCCACGCCCCTACACCATAACCCCGCCCCCAGGAGCTCTGGCTCCGCCCTGAGCCCGCCTCCCGGTCCTGTCTCTGTCCAGGAAGCCCTGACCACGCCCGTGCGGCATGGTCACGCCCCAGGAGTCCGGGCCCCGCCCTTACACCGTAACCCCGCCCCCAAAAGCCTGGCTCCACCCGGAGCCCACCTCCCAGCCATGACTGTCCACGAAGCCCCGACCACGCCCCTGCATTGTGACCACGCCCCCAGGAGCCCTGGTTCCCCACTCAGCCCGCCCCCAGCCCTGACTCCGCCCCCAGGATGCCTGGCCTCCATGGGCCGGATCATCAACGGCGAAGACTGCAGCCCTTACTCGCAGCCCTGGCAGGCCGCACTGTTCACGGAAGAGGAGTTCTTCTGCGGGGGCGTCCTGGTGCACCCGCAATGGGTGCTGTCGGCCGCGCACtgttttcagaagtgagtggggGTCagcatggggtgggggcggggcctggggggaCCTGGATGTTAGGTTAGTTGAGGGGAGGGCCCCTAACATCAGGCTCAGCCTCCAGGTGCTAATGTGCAAATCGCTGTGAAGGAAGGCTCTGCGAGGGAGGCGGGGGCTGTTGCTTTGGAAAGACTCAGAATCCTGGGTTGAAATCCCAGCTCAGCTGCTGCGTCACTAGCGAATGAAGGCAGGACCTTGCCCCTGGATTACTGACAGTGAGCGAGGATTTGAGATCATGGCGAGGAGCTGTTAGCAAGGACGATGGGGTGTGGTTGAGGGCCAGAAAGGAGATAAAGGTGTAATTGCTACAAAACCCACCCGTCCCCCCGTGGCCCTCAGCTCCTACACCATCGGGCTCGGCCTGCACAGCCTTGAGGACAACCACGAAGAAGGCAGCTGCATGATGGACGCCAACCTCTCCATACAGCACCCAGAGTACAACAAGCCCTTTTTAGCCAACGACCTCATGCTCATCAAGTTGAAAGAATCGGTGATCCAGTCTGCCACCATCCGCAACATCAGCATCGCCTCCCAGTGCCCCACCCCTGGGGATTCTTGCCTCGTCTCGGGCTGGGGTCTGCTGAAGAACGGTGAGCTGAGGAGGGTGAGTGTGTCTGCCCTCCCTGAAGGGTTCTGCGCCCAGCCAGAGGGGCTGACCCGGAGCTCTGCGTCCCAGGCAGCCAGCCCAACGTGCTCCAGTGCGTGAATATCTCGGTGGTGTCTGAGGAGAGCTGCAGTGCGCACTATGACGCCTTGTACCACCCCAGCATGTTCTGCGCTGGCGGAGGACAGGACCAAAAGGACTCCTGCAAAGTGAgagatgggggaaggggagagcgGGGAGACCCAGGGACAGACGGAGAAGGGAAGGTGACAGCGACACGAGGGGACATGcagtgagaaacagagagacGGGGGGATAGTGACAATGCGAGAGAGACTGGGAGGAACAGAGAGACACAGGAATAAAGAGGAGCcaagaaagacagaaacagaaatagacaCAGGGAGGCGggaacacagagagacagagagaggaatacacccggagagacagacagactcaCAGagatgaaatgcaaagagaaataggaaaaaaacagaatctaCAAAGAGACGCAGAGAGGCACTGAGAGTCTGGAAGTCGATGAGACAGAGAAACAATCCAGAGGGGCAGACAGAGGAGAGACACAAACAGAGACAGAACAGCAAACCCAAGAGAACCGGCCAGCTGTTAGGACCGAGAGGAGCAGAATCAGGTGGGGTCAGGGCTGTGGAATGGAACCCCTAAGGGGTGTGTTGCTAtcttttttgagggtttttttttctgtctttgtctctccgTCTCCTTTGGTTCCTGTCTCATCTCACATCTCTCTCTACCTCTCGTGTTTTGAATTCCCTCTCCAACAACAGGGTGACTCTGGGGGCCCTGTGGTCTGCAACGGGTACCTGCAGGGCCTCGTGTCTTTCGGACAAGCCCAGTGTGGCCAACCCTACGTTCCAGGCGTCTACACCAACCTCTGCAAGTTCACGGACTGGATCCAGAAAACCATCCAGGCCAGTTAACTCCTGGGGCTGGGACCACTGAAACTGAACCCCCGAATATATGCAGCTGAAGGAATTCAGGAACCTGAGTTCGTAGTGCCTTTCTCCATCAGACCCTGGAGTCTagacccccagccccctcctcgcTCAGCCCCAGGAATCCAATCCCACCAAGTCTTTTCCTGTCCACAGCGCCCCCTGGTGGCACAATGTTGACCAGCCTTACCAGTGGTAGAGAAAGTTggtttttcacctttttttgttCCTTCCCCTAAGTCCAGAAATAAAGTCTAAGGAAGCACGGGCTCCGTTCGAACTGTCCTCCTTGCTTCCATTCCCATTCAAAGGACTCCAGCAAATAGCTTTTCTTCcttgggccttggtttccccatctgggaAATGGGAGTCTTGACCAGAAGGGCCCAGGGTCCCAAAGGAAGGAGACATACCAAGGAGGTTAAGAGAAATGGATTCTGTGCACGTTGTCCAATTTCTGAAAAGGCAAGTCGGACAAGGGCAAATTAATGGGGTTTAGCTGACCAATTTTGGTTTCGTCTTCTTAAAggcattttaagaatttttaatgtatatCTGCCTCAGGACCATGCTGCTGTAGCTGGAGAATGGTGGGAAGAATCATGACGAGAGCTGCTGTGGGTGAGAGATAGGGAGAGCAAGGGGCAGAGATGGGGGGAGACTGAGGGCCCAAGAACATGAGGAATTGTTATTATACTCTTCATcgataaattatattaataagaATATACTGGTAAGAACTAATATTCAAGAATACattcataaatatattatttatgaatCTATTCGTAAGAagatattcacatttttatgtacctcttatcttcaaaatataagggatattcaaaaatattcaaaaataaggGATGAAATAACTGAAAGGGAAATAGACAAATCCCCATTCATAGAAGAGGATTTTAAGATGCCTCTTCGCAAATGGCAGAACACACAAGGTGAAAATGAataaggaggggccggccctgtggcctagtggttaagttcagtgcactcccttcggtggcctgggttcggttcctgggcatggacctacaccactccttggtggccatgctgtggcagcaacccacattcaaaatagaggaagactggcacagatgttagcccagggcaaatcttcctcaggggaaaaaaaaaagaataaggacatAGATGATTTGAACAACAGGATTGACAAACTTCACTTAATGGTCATATGTAGCACAttgcacccagcatctgaagaATATGCAATCTTTCTGAAACACATatctaccagaatggctaaaatcaaaaggaTGACGGCACCGAGTGTTGGCTAATACGTCGAGCAGCTGCAGCTCTCATACCGTGCTGgggggagtgtaaaatggtacaaccgcCTTGGGAAATAGTGTGGCAATTTCTTAGAAAGATAAACATACGTCTACCCCACGACCAGCAagtccactcctagatatttatagcagagcaatgaaaaaaaaatagacttgcCAAGGATGTTCAAAGTAGCTTCATCCACAGCagccaaactggaaacaacccaaatgtccaggaAAGGGTGAGTGGACCAACCATGACATATCCACATAACAGAATGCTCCTCCGTAATAAGAAGAAGTGAACTGCTGATGTGCACGACAACATAGGAGCATCTcacaggcattgtgctgagtgacGGAAGCCAGACACAAGCTATTATACACTCATGCGCCCCAGGgtgatgtttcggtcaatgacaggCCACATATCCGATGCTGGTCCCATGAGATCAGCACCAaagagcctaggtgtgcagtaggctataccatctaggtttgtggaagaacactctgtgatgttcgcacaacgacgaaatcgcctAGTGACGCGTTTCTCAGAATTATCCCCGTCGTTAAGTAACGCATTACTGTAcactgtacgattccatttacaGAGGAAATTCGAgcacaggcaaaactaatctaggTTGCCTGGTTGCTGGGACAGGAAGACACGGGTGGCTGTGGAGACAGACTGGGAAGTGACACGAGAGAACTTCCTGAGGTGGCGGAAATGTTCTCTAACTTGACAGGAGTGAGGGGCTACGTGGGGGCATGCATCTGTCAGAACTCCCAAAGGGGACACTTGAAACCTGCACACCATACTGTGTCTGCCTCATAAAGAATGACCCCTCGATAAAAAACTTCACACAGCCTTTACGAAAACTGAGCTACGAAGCAAGTCGCAACCAagttcaaagttacaatatgcaCAGGATGTTGT
The nucleotide sequence above comes from Equus quagga isolate Etosha38 unplaced genomic scaffold, UCLA_HA_Equagga_1.0 HiC_scaffold_8297_RagTag, whole genome shotgun sequence. Encoded proteins:
- the KLK4 gene encoding kallikrein-4 isoform X1 translates to MCPWGQACPAGDAYKPHGDPVGGSRRELSRAQHPGAPRQPGADRMTTAGTPWGWFLGCLLLSVTGCLASMGRIINGEDCSPYSQPWQAALFTEEEFFCGGVLVHPQWVLSAAHCFQNSYTIGLGLHSLEDNHEEGSCMMDANLSIQHPEYNKPFLANDLMLIKLKESVIQSATIRNISIASQCPTPGDSCLVSGWGLLKNGSQPNVLQCVNISVVSEESCSAHYDALYHPSMFCAGGGQDQKDSCKGDSGGPVVCNGYLQGLVSFGQAQCGQPYVPGVYTNLCKFTDWIQKTIQAS
- the KLK4 gene encoding kallikrein-4 isoform X4; amino-acid sequence: MCPWGQACPAGDAYKPHGDPVGGSRRELSRAQHPGAPRQPGADRMTTAGTPWGWFLGCLLLSVTGCLASMGRIINGEDCSPYSQPWQAALFTEEEFFCGGVLVHPQWVLSAAHCFQNSYTIGLGLHSLEDNHEEGSCMMDANLSIQHPEYNKPFLANDLMLIKLKESVIQSATIRNISIASQCPTPGDSCLVSGWGLLKNGELRRGDSGGPVVCNGYLQGLVSFGQAQCGQPYVPGVYTNLCKFTDWIQKTIQAS
- the KLK4 gene encoding kallikrein-4 isoform X2; translated protein: MCPWGQACPAGDAYKPHGDPVGGSRRELSRAQHPGAPRQPGCLASMGRIINGEDCSPYSQPWQAALFTEEEFFCGGVLVHPQWVLSAAHCFQNSYTIGLGLHSLEDNHEEGSCMMDANLSIQHPEYNKPFLANDLMLIKLKESVIQSATIRNISIASQCPTPGDSCLVSGWGLLKNGSQPNVLQCVNISVVSEESCSAHYDALYHPSMFCAGGGQDQKDSCKGDSGGPVVCNGYLQGLVSFGQAQCGQPYVPGVYTNLCKFTDWIQKTIQAS
- the KLK4 gene encoding kallikrein-4 isoform X3, with protein sequence MTVHEAPTTPLHCDHAPRSPGSPLSPPPALTPPPGCLASMGRIINGEDCSPYSQPWQAALFTEEEFFCGGVLVHPQWVLSAAHCFQNSYTIGLGLHSLEDNHEEGSCMMDANLSIQHPEYNKPFLANDLMLIKLKESVIQSATIRNISIASQCPTPGDSCLVSGWGLLKNGSQPNVLQCVNISVVSEESCSAHYDALYHPSMFCAGGGQDQKDSCKGDSGGPVVCNGYLQGLVSFGQAQCGQPYVPGVYTNLCKFTDWIQKTIQAS
- the KLK4 gene encoding kallikrein-4 isoform X5, translating into MGRIINGEDCSPYSQPWQAALFTEEEFFCGGVLVHPQWVLSAAHCFQNSYTIGLGLHSLEDNHEEGSCMMDANLSIQHPEYNKPFLANDLMLIKLKESVIQSATIRNISIASQCPTPGDSCLVSGWGLLKNGSQPNVLQCVNISVVSEESCSAHYDALYHPSMFCAGGGQDQKDSCKGDSGGPVVCNGYLQGLVSFGQAQCGQPYVPGVYTNLCKFTDWIQKTIQAS